One region of Trinickia violacea genomic DNA includes:
- the queD gene encoding 6-carboxytetrahydropterin synthase QueD, with the protein MTITRKLEFDAGHRIPDHRSQCRNLHGHRYVLEITLQGDVVETEGAPDCGMVMDFADVKSLAMEHLVNRWDHAFLVYEGDVKVREFLDSMPGHKTVVLNRIPTVENLAAIAFDVLANVYDAHYGVNLRLARVRIYETPNCWAEVVRD; encoded by the coding sequence CTGACGATTACCCGAAAACTCGAATTCGATGCGGGCCACCGCATCCCCGACCACCGCAGCCAGTGCCGCAACCTGCATGGGCACCGCTACGTGCTCGAAATCACGCTGCAAGGCGATGTCGTCGAAACGGAAGGCGCGCCGGATTGCGGCATGGTGATGGATTTCGCCGACGTCAAATCGCTGGCGATGGAGCATCTCGTCAATCGCTGGGATCACGCGTTCCTCGTCTACGAGGGCGACGTGAAAGTGCGCGAGTTTCTCGATTCGATGCCGGGCCATAAGACCGTGGTGCTCAACCGCATTCCGACCGTCGAGAACCTCGCGGCGATCGCATTCGACGTGCTCGCCAACGTCTACGACGCGCACTACGGCGTGAATCTGCGCCTTGCGCGTGTGCGTATATACGAAACGCCAAATTGCTGGGCCGAAGTAGTCCGAGACTGA
- the queE gene encoding 7-carboxy-7-deazaguanine synthase, with protein sequence MTYAVKEIFYTLQGEGANAGRPAVFCRFAGCNLWSGREEDRAEAVCRFCDTDFVGTDGENGGKYKSADELVAMIASLWPEGETHRFVVCTGGEPMLQIDPPFVDALHAAGFEIAIETNGSLPVLETIDWICVSPKADAPLVVTKGNELKVVVPQDNQRLADYAKLDFDYFLVQPMDGPSRDFNTKLAIDWCKRHPQWRLSMQTHKYLNIP encoded by the coding sequence ATGACGTACGCGGTAAAGGAAATTTTCTACACGTTGCAGGGCGAGGGCGCGAACGCCGGCCGCCCCGCCGTGTTTTGCCGGTTCGCCGGCTGCAATCTGTGGTCGGGCCGTGAGGAAGACCGGGCGGAAGCCGTATGCCGCTTCTGCGATACCGATTTCGTTGGCACCGACGGCGAGAACGGCGGCAAGTACAAGAGCGCGGACGAACTCGTTGCGATGATCGCGTCGCTGTGGCCGGAGGGCGAGACGCACCGCTTCGTCGTCTGCACGGGCGGCGAGCCGATGCTGCAGATCGACCCGCCGTTCGTCGATGCGCTGCACGCGGCAGGCTTCGAGATCGCGATCGAAACGAACGGTTCGCTGCCGGTGCTCGAGACGATCGACTGGATCTGCGTGAGCCCGAAGGCCGACGCGCCGCTCGTCGTGACGAAAGGCAACGAGCTCAAGGTCGTGGTTCCGCAGGACAACCAGCGCCTCGCCGACTACGCGAAGCTCGATTTCGACTATTTCCTCGTCCAGCCGATGGACGGCCCGTCGCGCGATTTCAATACAAAGCTCGCGATCGATTGGTGCAAGCGCCATCCGCAGTGGCGCCTGTCGATGCAAACCCACAAGTACCTGAACATTCCGTGA
- the queC gene encoding 7-cyano-7-deazaguanine synthase QueC — protein MTRTDAKNSALVLFSGGQDSATCLAWALDRYETVETLGFDYGQRHRVELECREGFRSAIAREFPAWADRLGEDHMIDLSVLGSISDTAMTREIQIEAAANGLPNTFVPGRNLMFMTIAAAIAYRRGLKVLVGGMCETDFSGYPDCRDDTMKALQVALNLGMDSRFLLETPLMWLDKADTWRLAQTLGGDALVELVRVETHTCYVGERAELHDWGFGCGECPACRLRKRGYEAFLAGEKVTEPA, from the coding sequence GTGACTCGGACAGACGCTAAGAACAGCGCGCTCGTGTTGTTTTCCGGCGGCCAGGATTCGGCCACATGTCTTGCATGGGCGCTCGATCGATACGAAACGGTCGAGACGCTCGGCTTCGATTACGGTCAGCGGCACCGTGTCGAGCTCGAATGCCGCGAAGGCTTTCGCAGCGCGATTGCGCGCGAGTTTCCCGCGTGGGCGGACCGGCTGGGCGAAGACCACATGATCGACTTGTCGGTGCTCGGGTCGATCAGCGATACCGCGATGACGCGCGAGATCCAGATCGAAGCGGCGGCCAACGGTCTGCCGAATACGTTCGTGCCCGGCCGCAACCTGATGTTCATGACGATCGCCGCGGCGATCGCCTACCGGCGCGGGTTGAAGGTGCTGGTCGGCGGCATGTGCGAGACCGATTTCTCGGGCTACCCCGATTGCCGCGACGACACGATGAAGGCGCTGCAAGTCGCGCTCAATCTCGGCATGGACAGCCGCTTTTTGCTCGAGACGCCGTTGATGTGGCTCGACAAGGCCGATACGTGGCGCCTGGCGCAAACGCTGGGCGGCGATGCGCTTGTCGAACTGGTGCGTGTCGAGACGCACACGTGCTACGTCGGCGAACGCGCCGAGCTGCACGATTGGGGCTTCGGCTGCGGCGAGTGCCCGGCGTGCCGGCTGCGTAAGCGCGGCTACGAAGCGTTTCTCGCGGGCGAGAAGGTGACAGAGCCGGCCTAA
- the esaR gene encoding response regulator transcription factor EsaR — protein sequence MATILVVDDEMGIRELLSEILSDEGHVVEAAENAQQARDFRLRAAPDLVLLDIWMPDTDGVTLLKEWAAQGQLTMPVIMMSGHATIDTAVEATKIGALNFLEKPIALQKLLKAVEQGLARGNATSPVGAVAKPASPINSSAVASAAALPILAAENGASGGLPAQTASISFDIPLRDARDAFERAYFEYHLARENGSMTRVAEKTGLERTHLYRKLKQLGVDLGKNKGE from the coding sequence ATGGCAACCATCCTGGTGGTAGATGATGAAATGGGCATCCGGGAATTGCTCTCGGAGATCCTTTCCGACGAAGGACACGTCGTGGAGGCCGCGGAAAACGCGCAGCAGGCGCGGGATTTCCGCTTGCGCGCGGCGCCCGATCTGGTGCTGCTCGATATCTGGATGCCCGACACCGACGGCGTGACGCTGCTCAAGGAGTGGGCGGCGCAAGGGCAGTTGACGATGCCGGTCATCATGATGTCCGGGCACGCGACGATCGATACGGCGGTCGAGGCGACGAAAATCGGCGCGCTGAATTTTCTCGAAAAGCCGATCGCGCTGCAGAAGCTCTTGAAGGCGGTCGAGCAGGGCCTCGCGCGCGGCAATGCGACGTCGCCCGTCGGCGCGGTGGCCAAGCCGGCGTCGCCGATCAATTCGTCAGCCGTGGCCTCGGCGGCGGCGTTGCCGATACTGGCGGCGGAGAACGGCGCCAGCGGCGGTCTGCCCGCGCAGACCGCGTCGATTTCGTTCGATATTCCGCTGCGCGACGCGCGCGATGCGTTCGAACGCGCGTATTTCGAATATCACCTCGCGCGCGAGAACGGCAGCATGACCCGCGTCGCGGAAAAGACAGGGCTCGAACGCACGCACTTGTATCGCAAGCTCAAGCAGCTTGGCGTGGACCTTGGGAAGAACAAGGGAGAATAA
- a CDS encoding sensor histidine kinase encodes MLNRVRRSVGAKGLVVRVLVSTVAVTAILLLVLLAAASANTEFFDRYYSWLYAANIIVALIFLLVVVTLAIMILARLRRGKFGTRLLAKLAIFFALVGVVPGGIIYIVSYQFVSRSIESWFDVNVETALTSGLNLGRGMLDASLSDLQTKGRMMAEQLASTDPSSTTLTLLRLRDQFGVQDATLVETVRAVSGAAPELHVVAQATGNYAALVPDDLPTQLMLNQARGRGYAAIEGEVDGDAKGGLRLRIVQRIPDSSTSLLQPAERFLQLEQPVSSTLARNADAVQRAYREYQEKALGRTGLRKMYIGTLTLALFLATFIAMMLALALGNQLARPLFLLAQGTKEVAEGDYTPKREIKSRDELGFLTQSFNAMTRQLSEARAAVEKNRIALEHSKAYLESILANLTAGVFVFDRQFRLTTANRGAERIFRQPFQSTLGASLDHIGVLAEFGAMVKKAFADREAASTNGAADGGHWQQQFAVPVAGETEPLTLLVRGARLVSSTENIEDVQTAGYVVVFDDISDVISAQRSIAWGEVARRLAHEIKNPLTPIQLSAERLQMKLSDKLAPQDADVLKRGATTIVNQVAAMKQMVDDFREYARTPPAVLGNLQLNELVSEVLTLYGIEEGKSAIKVELSALPVIRGDATQLRQVIHNLLQNAQDAVADVENPRVLLETKTVEYGDPDADGKVRVAVRLTVSDNGPGFPARILTRAFEPYVTTKAKGTGLGLATVKKIVDEHGARIDIRNRLRAGDVIEGAQISILFLQMADDGASPGAASAPSHGAEVPGHTKAIVQTRAA; translated from the coding sequence GTGCTAAATAGAGTCCGCCGATCCGTGGGAGCGAAGGGCCTCGTCGTGCGAGTGCTCGTGTCGACGGTCGCCGTCACCGCGATCCTGCTGCTGGTCCTCCTGGCCGCCGCGAGCGCGAACACCGAGTTCTTCGATCGCTACTACTCGTGGCTTTACGCCGCGAACATCATCGTCGCGCTGATCTTCCTGCTCGTCGTCGTGACGCTCGCCATCATGATTCTGGCGCGCTTGCGAAGGGGCAAGTTCGGCACCCGGCTGCTCGCGAAGCTGGCGATCTTCTTTGCGCTCGTCGGCGTCGTGCCGGGCGGGATCATCTACATCGTGTCGTATCAGTTCGTCTCGCGCAGCATCGAGTCGTGGTTCGACGTCAATGTCGAAACCGCGCTGACCTCGGGGTTGAACCTCGGGCGCGGCATGCTCGACGCCTCGTTGTCGGACTTGCAGACCAAAGGCCGCATGATGGCCGAGCAGCTGGCGAGCACCGACCCGTCGAGCACGACGCTCACGCTGCTGCGTTTGCGCGATCAGTTCGGCGTGCAGGACGCGACGCTTGTCGAAACGGTGCGCGCGGTGTCGGGCGCGGCGCCGGAACTGCACGTGGTCGCGCAAGCGACGGGCAACTACGCCGCGCTCGTGCCCGACGACCTGCCGACGCAACTGATGCTCAACCAGGCGCGCGGCCGGGGCTATGCGGCGATCGAGGGCGAGGTCGATGGCGATGCGAAGGGCGGCTTGCGCTTGCGTATCGTGCAGCGCATTCCGGATTCGAGTACCTCGCTCTTGCAGCCGGCCGAACGCTTCCTGCAGCTCGAGCAGCCGGTATCGTCCACCTTGGCGCGCAACGCCGATGCCGTGCAGCGCGCGTATCGCGAGTACCAGGAGAAGGCGCTGGGCCGCACCGGCTTGCGCAAGATGTACATCGGCACGCTGACGCTCGCGCTCTTTCTCGCGACCTTCATCGCGATGATGCTCGCGCTCGCGCTCGGCAATCAGCTGGCGCGGCCGCTCTTCCTGCTCGCGCAAGGGACGAAGGAGGTGGCCGAAGGCGACTACACGCCGAAGCGCGAAATCAAGTCGCGCGACGAACTCGGCTTCCTCACGCAGTCGTTCAATGCGATGACGCGTCAGCTATCCGAAGCGCGCGCGGCGGTCGAGAAAAACCGCATCGCGCTGGAACACTCGAAGGCCTACCTCGAGAGCATTCTTGCGAACCTGACAGCAGGCGTGTTCGTGTTCGATCGCCAGTTCCGTCTGACGACCGCCAATCGCGGCGCCGAGCGCATCTTCCGCCAGCCGTTCCAATCGACGCTCGGCGCTTCGCTCGATCACATCGGCGTGCTCGCCGAATTCGGCGCGATGGTCAAGAAGGCGTTTGCCGATCGCGAAGCGGCGAGCACGAACGGCGCGGCCGACGGCGGCCACTGGCAGCAGCAGTTCGCGGTGCCGGTCGCGGGCGAGACCGAGCCGCTGACGCTGCTCGTGCGCGGCGCGCGTCTCGTATCGAGCACGGAGAACATCGAAGACGTGCAGACCGCGGGCTACGTCGTCGTGTTCGACGACATCTCCGACGTGATCTCCGCCCAGCGTTCGATCGCGTGGGGCGAGGTCGCGCGGCGTCTCGCGCACGAGATCAAGAACCCGCTCACGCCGATCCAGCTGTCGGCGGAACGCCTGCAGATGAAGCTCTCCGACAAGCTCGCGCCGCAAGACGCCGATGTCTTGAAGCGCGGCGCGACGACGATCGTGAACCAGGTCGCGGCGATGAAGCAGATGGTCGACGATTTCCGCGAATACGCGCGCACGCCGCCCGCGGTGCTCGGCAATCTGCAACTGAACGAACTGGTGTCGGAGGTGTTGACGCTCTACGGCATCGAGGAAGGCAAGAGCGCGATCAAGGTCGAGCTGTCGGCGCTGCCGGTGATTCGCGGCGACGCCACGCAGCTTCGTCAGGTGATTCACAACTTGCTGCAAAACGCGCAGGACGCGGTGGCCGATGTCGAAAACCCGCGTGTTTTGCTCGAAACCAAGACAGTAGAATATGGCGACCCGGACGCGGACGGCAAAGTGCGCGTCGCGGTGCGCCTGACCGTCTCGGACAACGGTCCGGGCTTTCCCGCGCGCATCCTGACGCGCGCGTTCGAACCCTACGTGACGACGAAGGCCAAAGGGACGGGACTCGGTCTCGCCACGGTCAAGAAGATCGTCGATGAACATGGCGCACGCATCGACATTCGCAACCGCCTCAGAGCGGGCGACGTGATCGAAGGGGCGCAGATCTCAATTCTGTTTCTGCAAATGGCAGACGACGGCGCATCGCCCGGAGCGGCGAGCGCGCCATCGCACGGCGCGGAAGTGCCGGGACACACAAAAGCAATAGTGCAGACAAGGGCAGCGTAA
- a CDS encoding DUF4390 domain-containing protein: MTIKRFLPLRLAAALWIALALCLAAAGPACADPISVQRASLQSDGTGWNLDARFDFELNSSLEDAVNKGIPLYFTTDFELSRPRWYWFDEQPVSVSQTIRLSFQPLTREYRVSSGGLQLGFASLSEALAVIKHVTSWHVIDRNQVAPGETYNASVRMQLDTALMPKPFQVDAVNNRDWALASDWKRFTFTVAERAK; this comes from the coding sequence GTGACGATCAAACGCTTTCTTCCGCTCCGGCTCGCGGCCGCGCTCTGGATTGCGCTGGCCCTTTGCCTCGCCGCAGCCGGGCCCGCGTGCGCCGATCCGATCTCCGTGCAGCGCGCGTCGCTGCAATCGGACGGCACCGGGTGGAACCTCGACGCCCGCTTCGACTTCGAGCTGAACAGCAGTCTCGAAGATGCCGTCAACAAAGGCATCCCGCTTTACTTCACAACCGATTTCGAACTGAGCCGTCCGCGCTGGTACTGGTTCGATGAGCAGCCCGTGTCCGTCTCGCAGACTATCCGCCTGTCGTTCCAGCCGCTCACACGCGAATACCGCGTGTCGAGCGGCGGTTTGCAATTGGGCTTCGCCTCGCTCAGCGAGGCGCTGGCGGTCATCAAGCATGTCACTTCGTGGCACGTGATCGACCGCAACCAAGTGGCGCCCGGCGAAACCTACAACGCGTCGGTGCGGATGCAGCTCGATACCGCGCTGATGCCGAAGCCGTTCCAGGTCGATGCGGTCAACAACCGCGACTGGGCGCTCGCCTCCGATTGGAAGCGTTTTACTTTTACGGTGGCCGAACGTGCTAAATAG
- the rsmB gene encoding 16S rRNA (cytosine(967)-C(5))-methyltransferase RsmB, whose amino-acid sequence MTQKSAARRQPKQPAAPKHAARQARLSALHLVPESLGFALDGAAQAVGAVRYGTALPAALAAVNASSNAAHAAMSRGAVQDIAYRTLRRLATADWLVAKLVRKAPAAHVGNVLSCALTLLSDDADTAAYAPFTVVDQAVEAIGARREFAFAKGLVNAVLRNFLRERDALLNESRVDRVARWNYPAWWIDAVEHAWPDRWQDILESGNRQGPLTLRVNARRSTVAAYLETLRAHQIDAREAGVHAVRLATPTPVERIPGFADGVVSVQDAGAQLAAQWLGARDGMRVLDACAAPGGKTGHVLELADVDLVALESDASRAARIGENLARLGLKADVRIGDAGDPSQWHDGAAFDRILADVPCSASGIVRRHPDIRWLRRESDIAALAAEQRRILAALWPLVKPGGELLYVTCSIFPEEGELQAQWFGGAHEDAVRLDAPGQLVPVLAREAATAAAERPSATPLGQRTGSDTDHDGFFYARFQKR is encoded by the coding sequence ATGACTCAAAAATCCGCCGCGCGTCGCCAGCCGAAACAGCCTGCAGCACCGAAACACGCAGCGCGACAGGCGCGCCTATCGGCACTGCATCTCGTGCCCGAATCGCTTGGCTTTGCGCTCGATGGCGCGGCCCAGGCCGTCGGCGCCGTCCGTTATGGCACCGCGCTGCCGGCGGCGCTTGCTGCCGTGAACGCATCGTCGAACGCGGCTCACGCCGCGATGTCGCGCGGCGCCGTGCAGGATATCGCCTATCGAACGCTGCGCCGCCTCGCAACCGCCGATTGGCTCGTTGCGAAGCTGGTCCGCAAGGCCCCCGCCGCACATGTCGGCAACGTGCTCAGTTGTGCGCTCACGCTGCTCTCCGACGATGCCGATACGGCCGCTTACGCACCGTTCACCGTCGTCGATCAGGCCGTCGAGGCAATCGGCGCGAGACGCGAATTCGCCTTCGCGAAAGGGCTCGTCAACGCTGTGCTGCGCAACTTCCTGCGCGAGCGCGACGCGCTGCTGAACGAGTCCCGCGTGGACCGCGTCGCGCGCTGGAACTATCCGGCTTGGTGGATCGACGCGGTCGAACACGCGTGGCCCGATCGCTGGCAGGACATTCTCGAATCAGGCAATCGACAAGGGCCGTTGACACTGCGCGTCAACGCGCGCCGCTCGACGGTCGCGGCTTACTTGGAAACGTTGCGCGCGCATCAAATCGACGCGCGGGAGGCCGGCGTTCACGCGGTGCGGCTCGCGACGCCCACGCCGGTCGAGCGCATTCCCGGCTTTGCCGACGGCGTCGTGTCCGTTCAGGACGCCGGCGCGCAACTCGCCGCGCAATGGCTCGGCGCGCGCGACGGCATGCGTGTGCTCGATGCCTGTGCAGCGCCCGGCGGCAAGACCGGACACGTGCTCGAGCTGGCCGACGTCGACCTCGTCGCGCTCGAAAGCGACGCCTCGCGGGCGGCGCGCATCGGCGAGAATCTCGCGCGCCTCGGACTCAAAGCCGACGTGCGCATCGGCGATGCCGGCGATCCCTCGCAATGGCACGACGGCGCCGCGTTCGACCGCATCCTCGCCGACGTGCCGTGCTCGGCGTCGGGCATCGTCCGGCGCCACCCCGACATCCGCTGGCTGCGGCGCGAGTCGGATATCGCCGCCCTCGCCGCCGAGCAACGCCGCATCCTCGCCGCCCTGTGGCCGCTCGTGAAACCTGGCGGCGAGTTGCTCTACGTTACCTGCTCGATCTTTCCGGAAGAGGGCGAGTTGCAGGCGCAGTGGTTTGGAGGCGCGCATGAAGATGCGGTACGATTGGACGCACCGGGGCAACTGGTGCCGGTTCTCGCCCGCGAAGCAGCCACAGCCGCGGCCGAACGCCCGAGCGCAACGCCGCTCGGGCAGCGCACCGGTTCAGACACAGACCACGACGGATTCTTCTACGCGCGCTTTCAGAAACGGTGA
- the htpX gene encoding zinc metalloprotease HtpX, translating into MFNWVKTAMLMAAITALFIVIGGMIGGHRGMMLALLIALGMNFFSYWFSDKMVLRMYNAQEVDEASAPQFYRMVRELATRAQLPMPRVYLINEDAPNAFATGRNPEHAAVAATTGILRVLSEREMRGVMAHELAHVKHRDILISTISATMAGAISALANFAMFFGGRDEEGRPSNPIASIAVALLAPIAGALIQMAISRAREFEADRGGAQISGDPQALASALDKIHRYAQGIPFAAAEAHPATAQMMIMNPLSGGGIANLFSTHPATEERIARLMEMARTGRFD; encoded by the coding sequence ATGTTCAATTGGGTCAAAACGGCAATGCTGATGGCCGCGATCACGGCCCTCTTCATTGTGATCGGCGGGATGATCGGCGGGCATCGCGGCATGATGCTGGCGCTTCTCATCGCGCTCGGCATGAATTTCTTTTCGTACTGGTTCTCGGACAAGATGGTCTTGCGCATGTACAACGCGCAGGAAGTGGACGAAGCGAGTGCGCCTCAGTTCTACCGGATGGTCCGCGAGCTCGCCACGCGTGCGCAGTTGCCGATGCCGCGCGTCTACCTGATCAACGAAGACGCGCCGAACGCGTTCGCCACGGGCCGCAATCCCGAGCACGCGGCGGTCGCGGCCACCACGGGCATTCTGCGTGTGCTGTCCGAACGCGAGATGCGCGGGGTGATGGCTCATGAACTCGCGCACGTAAAGCATCGCGACATCCTGATCTCGACCATCTCCGCGACGATGGCCGGTGCCATCTCGGCGCTCGCGAACTTCGCGATGTTCTTCGGCGGCCGCGACGAAGAAGGGCGGCCGAGCAATCCGATCGCAAGTATTGCGGTCGCCTTGCTCGCACCGATTGCGGGTGCGCTGATTCAGATGGCGATTTCGCGCGCGCGTGAATTCGAAGCGGATCGCGGCGGCGCGCAAATCTCAGGCGATCCGCAGGCGCTCGCGTCGGCGCTCGACAAGATCCATCGCTACGCGCAGGGCATCCCGTTCGCGGCGGCGGAAGCGCACCCGGCGACGGCGCAGATGATGATCATGAATCCGCTGTCGGGCGGCGGTATCGCAAATCTCTTCTCGACGCACCCGGCGACGGAAGAGCGTATAGCCCGGTTGATGGAAATGGCGCGTACCGGGCGATTCGATTGA
- a CDS encoding LysE family translocator, translating into MFGIVHFAFFIAAVFLLNVTPGPDTAYIVGRSVAQGRGAGLMSALGISAGCCVHSLACAFGLTALLAASATAFTVIKFVGALYLIYLGVRLIFANPEQAEAAGNARAAGGPKSLKQLFMQGFWTNVLNPKVVLFFVSFFPQFVAADSEHKALAFLSLGVVFVLMSTVWNSFVAWIAGSVTQRLGGKPAVKRWLDRGVGSAFVGLGIKLATTRH; encoded by the coding sequence ATGTTCGGCATCGTCCACTTCGCGTTTTTTATCGCCGCTGTTTTCCTGCTCAACGTGACGCCGGGGCCGGATACGGCTTACATCGTCGGCCGAAGCGTGGCGCAGGGGCGCGGCGCGGGGTTGATGTCGGCGCTCGGCATTTCGGCGGGCTGTTGCGTGCACTCGCTCGCGTGCGCATTCGGCTTGACCGCGTTGCTGGCGGCATCGGCAACGGCTTTCACGGTCATCAAATTCGTCGGTGCGCTGTATCTGATCTATCTCGGCGTGCGGCTGATCTTCGCGAATCCGGAGCAAGCGGAGGCTGCGGGCAACGCGCGCGCGGCGGGCGGTCCGAAATCGTTGAAGCAGCTCTTCATGCAAGGGTTCTGGACCAATGTCCTGAATCCGAAAGTCGTGCTGTTCTTTGTTTCGTTCTTCCCGCAGTTCGTCGCCGCGGACAGCGAGCACAAGGCACTCGCGTTCCTGTCGCTCGGCGTCGTGTTCGTGCTGATGAGCACGGTATGGAACAGTTTCGTCGCGTGGATCGCAGGCAGCGTCACGCAACGGCTGGGCGGCAAGCCGGCGGTGAAGCGGTGGCTGGACCGCGGCGTCGGCAGCGCGTTTGTCGGGCTCGGCATCAAGCTCGCCACGACGCGGCACTGA
- the fmt gene encoding methionyl-tRNA formyltransferase, translating into MAHTLRVVFAGTPEFAAAALAAIHTAGFPVPLVLTQPDRPAGRGMKLQASAVKRYAQEHGLAVAQPPSLRRAGKYPAEAAAAIDQLRATPHDVMVVAAYGLLLPQEVLDIPPHGCVNIHGSLLPRWRGAAPIQRALEAGDAETGITLMLMDAGLDTGAMLGVGRVPIETSDTSATLFDKLAAEGARLIVDALLEFEKSGTLQATPQPEAGVTYADKIGKHEAALDWRRPAAVLARQVRAFDPFPGGVATLGDGTALKIWAAEPATDAKGTAEPGAIVEVSGDGVVVACGEGALRLTQLQKPSGKRLPVREFLAGATLSVGQRFGLPEPQ; encoded by the coding sequence ATGGCCCATACGTTGCGCGTCGTTTTTGCAGGTACCCCGGAATTCGCGGCGGCCGCGCTGGCCGCGATTCACACCGCCGGTTTTCCGGTGCCGCTCGTGCTGACTCAGCCCGACCGCCCCGCCGGTCGCGGCATGAAGCTGCAGGCGAGCGCCGTCAAACGCTATGCGCAGGAACACGGGCTTGCCGTCGCCCAGCCGCCGTCGTTGCGCCGCGCGGGGAAATATCCGGCCGAGGCCGCCGCAGCGATCGATCAGCTTCGCGCCACGCCGCACGACGTAATGGTCGTCGCCGCATACGGTTTGCTGCTGCCGCAGGAAGTGCTCGATATCCCTCCGCACGGCTGCGTCAACATTCACGGTTCGCTCTTGCCGCGCTGGCGGGGTGCGGCGCCGATTCAGCGCGCGCTCGAAGCCGGCGACGCCGAGACCGGCATCACGCTGATGCTCATGGATGCGGGCCTCGATACGGGCGCGATGCTCGGAGTCGGGCGTGTGCCGATCGAAACGAGCGACACGTCTGCAACGCTGTTCGACAAGCTCGCCGCAGAGGGCGCGCGTCTGATCGTCGATGCGCTCCTCGAGTTCGAGAAGAGCGGCACGTTGCAAGCGACGCCGCAGCCCGAAGCGGGCGTGACCTACGCCGATAAAATCGGCAAGCATGAAGCCGCGCTCGACTGGCGGCGGCCGGCCGCCGTCCTGGCGCGGCAGGTTCGCGCGTTCGATCCGTTTCCGGGAGGCGTCGCGACGCTCGGCGACGGTACCGCGTTGAAAATCTGGGCCGCCGAGCCCGCCACGGACGCTAAAGGCACGGCCGAGCCCGGCGCGATCGTCGAGGTTTCCGGAGACGGTGTCGTCGTCGCGTGCGGCGAAGGCGCATTGCGTCTGACTCAATTGCAAAAGCCAAGCGGCAAGCGCTTGCCGGTGCGCGAATTCCTGGCCGGCGCGACTCTCTCGGTCGGACAACGCTTTGGGTTGCCCGAGCCGCAATGA
- the def gene encoding peptide deformylase produces the protein MALLSILNYPDKRLHKIAKPVERVDDRIRKLVADMGETMYAAPGIGLAATQVDVHERVIVIDVSETHDQLLAFINPEIVWSSDERKINEEGCLSVPGIYDSVERAERVRVRALNEKGETFEIDCEGLLAVCIQHEMDHLMGKVFVEYLSPLKQTRIKTKMKKLAHAM, from the coding sequence ATGGCCTTACTCAGCATCCTCAATTACCCCGATAAACGCCTGCACAAAATCGCGAAACCGGTCGAGCGCGTCGACGATCGCATCCGCAAGCTCGTAGCCGATATGGGCGAGACGATGTACGCGGCGCCCGGCATCGGCCTTGCCGCGACGCAGGTCGACGTGCATGAGCGCGTGATCGTGATCGACGTGTCGGAGACGCACGATCAGCTTTTGGCGTTCATCAATCCGGAGATCGTCTGGTCGAGCGACGAACGCAAGATCAACGAGGAAGGCTGCTTGTCGGTGCCGGGCATCTACGACAGCGTCGAGCGCGCCGAGCGAGTGCGCGTGCGGGCGCTGAACGAGAAGGGCGAAACGTTCGAGATCGACTGCGAAGGGCTGCTCGCGGTCTGCATTCAGCACGAAATGGATCACTTGATGGGGAAGGTTTTCGTCGAGTATCTGTCGCCGCTCAAGCAGACGCGCATCAAGACCAAGATGAAAAAGCTGGCGCACGCGATGTAA